In Canis aureus isolate CA01 chromosome 25, VMU_Caureus_v.1.0, whole genome shotgun sequence, the genomic window TACTTTTCTAATGCTTCTTACTGCTGTCTTCGTTTTCTTAGCAGATAGTTAAGATCCTAGTAGGCGCCAGGCATAAGTCTAAGTGAGCTGCTTAGTAAGGTCAGTATCAGACCCTGGGAGTTTTAGTTATTCAGCTGCTACATACCAGGCGCTACGCAAGGTACCAGAAACatggcagtgaacaaaatagataaGGAGCTGACATTGTAGTAGGAGGAAACCAGTACAGTGAGAAACAAATGTGCAGGGTGTCCGATGGTGagaaatgctatgaagaaaaatgaagtgggGTAAATGGGGTAAAGAGCAACATGCGTGTATTAGATGTGGTTGTGGAAGGCCTCTTTGATAAGGTGACATTCACGTGATacctgaaggaagtgagggacTACTCCATGAAGGTTATCTGAGAGAGGGGCATTCAGGGCAGAGCCAATAGCAAGTACAAAAGCTTTGAGGCAGGAAAGTGTTGGGGAATTGAAGTGTAGGATAAGGTAAGGGGAGAATAGTAGAGAAACAGGAATGCGAATCATGCAGAACCTTGTAAGCCACGGTATGGCATGAGTTTTACTGAAAGGGAGATAGGAAGCCAAGAGAGGGTTTTGAACTGAGAGGCAGCATGACctgattttggttttatttttattttttattttttttatttttttctgattttggttTTAAAAGCAGTCTGGCTGCTATGTGGAGGATAAACCGAAGGGGGttagggaggaggcagagaatgaGGTGACTGCCTCATTGCAGGTAGAGAATGTGGAGAAGCTGTCCTTAGATGGGCCACTGCGAGCCTAGGAATGAGGGATAACCTAGGTGCCCCGTTGTATGAATAGCGCACACCTCCAGCTTATTTCTTCCTGATGGATTTTGGAGTGCAGAAGGGAGGTGGAATTGGAGAAATATAGAAGAAGTAGGGGAGTCTCTTGATTTGAACATGGACCTTGGGAACCTGGCAAGCCTGAATCTTGTTAGGAGTCACGAAGAGCCACTCCTCATTCCACTCCCTCCTTTCCCAGCCTTTCCAGGAGTCTCAGGGTAAGGTTGGGAGAGGGAGGGGTACTCATGGTTTTACAAGGCCTTGTGCAGTATGAGGGGACTGCCGAAGCCATCTAATTCAATTCCCTCTATTTATAGGGGCAGATAGGGACAGTGGAATAACtcgtccaaagtcacacaggtaCATTATGGCAGAGCAGGTGTCTTGAATGTTCACTGCTCTGTTTCTGCTCCCAAAGACTCAGGATGTGTCTGAGTGGGACATGATCTTTATAGTGCCCTCAGGCTCTCAGCATGTAATGAACTCCAGCTATGACTTTGGCAAATCCCATTTACATGAAATCCTGACGAGCAGATGGTGGTAATGAGTTTATGTTTCTTTGCCTAGGATCAAGTTCTCCACACCCGGGACCAAGCCAAAACCAGACTCCCACTGCCCCCACTTGAGCCCTCCTATCCTCAGAAAGTGGTTGCTGGTGATCATGGGTAATATCTTTGGAAACCTTCTGAAAAGCCTGATTGGGAAGAAGGAGATGCGCATCCTGATGGTGGGCCTGGATGCTGCAGGAAAGACCACCATCCTGTATAAGCTGAAACTGGGGGAGATCGTTACCACCATCCCTACCATTGGTAAGGGCACAGCTTAGATGTCCGCTTTCACGCCGACTGCTGGGCCAGGCAAAGGGCCTATTCCTAGATCCCCCACCTGGCCACCAGGCAAGTCCATGCAACTTGAGGGGATTCAGGGAAGGATGGTTATTTAGCTTACTAGCAGGTGCTGGGGCTGCCGTTTGCCCACCTACTTGGGCCTTCTCTGATGCGGGAACTTCCGCAGCCTGGCACTGAACAGTTGCCTCAGGCACTGAGctggtttgttctctgtgttgTTTGGAAAGCGGGTGAAAGGCTTTGATGTTCCTGCCAGAGGCCAGGAGTTGTTTCAGTTTAGATCCTCAGTGGCCCTGATCCTGGTTAAGACCTGCCTGTGGGAGGGAGAACATTTGGGGCTCCAGATCATCATTGTCCACTGGTTCTGCATTTGGGGCTCCAGGACTACAGCTCGCTTTTTCTCCACTGTGTTTCCTAGGCCCTACTTCTTAGCGGCAGCAGACTGCTGCTGAGGTACAGGAATGGGGCTGAGTCATTTCTttgcaggagggagaggcagagaatgagCGGAGAAGGTTAGCTCATGCTACCAAGGGGGTTGAGAACCTTCTGACTGGCCCTCCTCATTCGCTTCCACTCTTTCTCTAAGGTTTTCTTTTTGGCCTTTAGACTGTTAGACCAGGGAATACCAGGCCTGAGAAAGCCTTAGCTTTCTTTCCTATGCTAGACTCAGAGCCAGGCTGGGGGAGACAGAAGCAAACCAGTGGGGTATTGTTTGCAGGCCTAGTGTTTGAGGCCAAGTGGCCATTGTCTGTTTTTTCCAAAGGGTTCAACGTGGAGACAGTGGAATACAAGAATATCAGCTTCACAGTTTGGGATGTGGGTGGCCAGGACAAGATTCGACCTCTCTGGAGACACTACTTCCAGAACACCCAAGGTATGGCATATGAATCGCCCAGCTTGACATGGGTTGGTTGGGTGTGAGCAGGTGGTGTGGCTGTCATCTTCAGTTGTGGGCAGTCTTTGCCCTGCAGCTCCTAGAGgtgggagaaaaggaggaaagggagcAAATATCTGGGGAGTATATGGCAGGTGTTGTCTTTCAGTGGGGGCTATGGGGGGGGGAGTTCAGCTGCTGTCTTATGCACCCCATGCTCTGCCTCCCTAGGGTTGATATTTGTGGTCGACAGCAATGATCGGGAGCGAGTAAATGAGGCCCGGGAGGAGCTGATGAGGATGCTGGCAGAGGATGAGCTCCGGGATGCAGTGCTCCTTGTCTTTGCAAACAAACAGGTGAGACTTCTCACCCATGGATTTGAGAGAGGTCAGCCTGGCCGTGGAAATCATAGGTGTTGGGGCTCATTGTAGGGGGGAAGCCCTGTGA contains:
- the ARF3 gene encoding ADP-ribosylation factor 3 isoform X1 — its product is MGNIFGNLLKSLIGKKEMRILMVGLDAAGKTTILYKLKLGEIVTTIPTIGFNVETVEYKNISFTVWDVGGQDKIRPLWRHYFQNTQGLIFVVDSNDRERVNEAREELMRMLAEDELRDAVLLVFANKQDLPNAMNAAEITDKLGLHSLRHRNWYIQATCATSGDGLYEGLDWLANQLKNKK